A genomic segment from Synchiropus splendidus isolate RoL2022-P1 chromosome 18, RoL_Sspl_1.0, whole genome shotgun sequence encodes:
- the LOC128749666 gene encoding PRA1 family protein 3-like, whose amino-acid sequence MFVCDDMAAKMELAPLRPWDDFYPGAERFSKPEFGDLVKWNNRVISNLMYYQTNYFALALVVFLIVGFLNPFGMFLGGGVVTLVFMGSVWAGENKATIKNFKRKNPTLFVIAVMVTSYLLLSLFGGVLVFIFGITFPLLLILIHASLRLRNMKNRLENKMEGAGLKKTPMGVIMDLLDQQEEKMNKIQDFIEGKLKE is encoded by the exons ATGTTTGTCTGTGACGACATGGCAGCCAAGATGGAGCTCGCGCCTCTCAGACCCTGGGACGACTTCTATCCCGGCGCCGAGCGCTTTTCCAAGCCTGAGTTCGGGGACTTGGTCAAGTGGAACAACAGGGTCATCAGCAATTTAATGTACTACCAGACCAACTACTTCGCCCTGGCCCTGGTGGTGTTCCTCATCGTCGG GTTTCTCAATCCATTTGGGATGTTTCTGGGAGGAGGGGTGGTGACCCTCGTCTTCATGGGCTCAGTGTGGGCTGGGGAGAATAAAGCCACCATCAAGAACTTCAAAAGGAAGAATCCAACCCTGTTTGTCATCGCTGTCATGGTCACCAGTTATTTGCTGCTGTCCTTGTTTGGAGGTGTCCTGGTCTTCATCTTTGGAATCACCTTCCCTTTGCTGT TGATTCTCATCCACGCTTCTCTGAGACTACGCAACATGAAAAACAGACTGGAGAACAAGATGGAGGGAGCTGGGCTGAAGAAGACTCCCATGGGTGTCATCATGGACctcctggatcagcaggaagagaaaatgaacaaaatccagGATTTCATTGAGGGCAAGCTGAAGGAGTGA